Part of the Methanothermobacter sp. MT-2 genome is shown below.
ATCGAAATATTATATTCCTGGGACGCAAACAGAAGTTTATGGATACCATCCAAAACTCAGGGAATGGGTTGAAATCGCAACCTTCGGCTTATATTCACCCATAGCACTCTCAAAATATGGGGTGGATAAAGACGTGATGAACCTCGGATTAGGGGTTGAAAGACTTGCAATGATACTATCCCAGGAGAACGATATAAGAGAGATGGTCTATCCCCAAATATACAGGGAATGGGAGCTTTCAGATAGGGAAATTGCAAGTATGCTCAGGATAAACTTATATCCTGTGACAGAAGATGGAAGAAAACTCATGGAAAAGATCATAAATGTCTGGAGAAAACATGGATCCGAGCTTTCACCTTGCAGTTTCACAGTATATGATGGTGAATTCCTAGGAAGAAATATCCATGTAGAAGCTGTTGAAGTGGAAGAAAACACTCTTCTTTTGGGTCCCGCGGCCACTAACCGCATCTTCATCTATGATGGGAACATACTAGGAGTTCCTGATGATGAGAAACTTGACACAAAACTTATAAAAAAGGCCAGAAGAAATGGTATAGATACCAGGATAACCTATATGGATGCTCTTGCAGCCGAAGCCGCATATAAGATCGAAGAGATGGTGGTAACAGGCTCAGATACTGTTAAGGTTAGAAGTGCCATTGCACGTTCACTTTCAGACCTCAACTTGAAATTAGACAAGGTTGCTATGAGATATATCACAAGTAAAAACAAGGTAATAGACCTCAGAGGCCCCACATTTTCAACAATAAAAGCCAGGATAAAATAATGTACTGGAATCAACTTATAGATACAATGGTGTGCTTGCAATGTGAATGGTCGAAGAAAGTCGTGAAAAAGGATGTTATTTCACATTTTAAATATATATGTGGTGCTGACATCTCATTCACAGTAGCTAATAAGGGGATAGCAGCGGCCGTGATAATGAACACCCATCTAGAAGTTGTTGAAAAGGCATATAAAAAAGTTGAATTACCCATACCATACATAAGCGGATTTTTGGGGTTCAGAGAAGCTGAAGCCATCCTAGATGTTTTAAATGGATTAGAAAATCCATTTGATGTTCTCATGGTTAATGGGAACGGCACATTACACCCAAGAGGCTTTGGATTGGCAAGCCATGTTGGAGTTCTCCTAGGGAAACCAACCATTGGCATCACCAGAAGACCTATAAAAGAAGCTGAAAGGGATAATTCACTCCTAAAAATAAAAGGGAAAGTTGAGGGTAAAATAGTCAATGGGATAATTGTAAGTGTTGGGCATAAAATAACCTTAAAAACTGCTGTGAAAGTAGTTAAAAACACAAGCATATATAAGATGCCAGAGCCTCTGAGACAAGCACACATACTCTGCACAAAAAAGGCCAAGGAGGAATTAAAATGAAAATCAAGGGCACATTAACATCAGGTTCGGGTGAAGGAGCCTATTACATGTCAAAAGAATTATATTCTCACCAATTCAAGGAAAAACTGGGATTCGAACCATACCCAGGAACCCTCAATATTATAATCCAAGACAAGGATATACCCTCCATAAAAGAATGCATACTACACGCAAAGAAAATAAAAGGAAAAGAAAAGTTCGGTGATGTCCTCTATATGGAAGCCGCGCTCAATAATAAGATTAAAGGCGCCATAATATTCCCAGTTAAAACGCATCATCCACCCAGGATACTTGAATTCATAGCACCAGTTTATATTCGCCAAACACTTAAATTAAAGGATGGAGATACCGTCACAATATTAGCTGATTGTGAAAAATATGATCAAAGGTCGTGATTACAATGATCAAAGAAGCGCTGAAATCACTAAAGAAAGGTGAAATAATACTTGTCTTTGACGCTGCAAACAGAGAAAGAGAAACAGACATGATATTAGCCGCTGAACTCGTAACACCCGAACATATAAAAATACTTAGAAATGATGCCGGAGGCCTAATATGCGCCCCAGTATCATCAGAAAACGCCGAAAAGCTTGGAATACCATTCATGACTGATATAATGCAGGTTGCAAGCGAAAAATATAAAGTGCTCAAAAGGTTATCACCACATGACATACCCTATGATGAAAAATCCGCATTTTCCATTACAATAAACCACAGAAAAACATTCACAGGGATAACAGATAATGACCGGGCCCTGACGATAAAAGAACTCGCACTATTATGCAAAAATAATAAACATGAAAAGTTTGGAGAATTTTTCAGATCCCCAGGTCATGTTACACTATTAAGAGCCGCCCCGGGCCATGTACTAAATAGGAAAGGGCATACCGAGATGAGCATAGCCTTAATGGAGATGGCTGGCCTGACAGGTGTTGCTGTCTGCTGTGAAATGATGGATGACAATAATGGCAATTCATTGAGTATTAGTGATGCTCAATTGTATGCCAATGAACATGATCTGGTTTTCCTTGATGGTTCACAGGTCATCAAAGCATACAAAGAATATAAAGGGGTTATAAACCCTCCTTAAATTTCCTGTCTAGAACTTCTATTGGAATATAACCCTTAAATGAAGGTTCACGCGCCAATGAGAATATCTCCGAAACATTAATGTTTTCTTCAACTGTTTTCAGGGCTGTGAGACAGAAATCTTCGAGTCTGATTTCTATCTCTGGGGTTCCCCCCCTTTCACTAATGTTAACCTTAGGGAGCTTATAGATGAAATCGCAGTCTAGAGCATGTCCTATGAAATCCGCGGCCTTCCTGAATATTTCATCGTCATAGACTCTGTTGAGTATAACAGCTTTTATGTCTATGCCCAATTTTCTCATAAGTTTTCCATGTGCTACTATATCGAGTGCAGCTGATTCTATACCACCTTTACTACAATTTGAAA
Proteins encoded:
- a CDS encoding endonuclease V, whose product is MYWNQLIDTMVCLQCEWSKKVVKKDVISHFKYICGADISFTVANKGIAAAVIMNTHLEVVEKAYKKVELPIPYISGFLGFREAEAILDVLNGLENPFDVLMVNGNGTLHPRGFGLASHVGVLLGKPTIGITRRPIKEAERDNSLLKIKGKVEGKIVNGIIVSVGHKITLKTAVKVVKNTSIYKMPEPLRQAHILCTKKAKEELK
- a CDS encoding riboflavin kinase, encoding MKIKGTLTSGSGEGAYYMSKELYSHQFKEKLGFEPYPGTLNIIIQDKDIPSIKECILHAKKIKGKEKFGDVLYMEAALNNKIKGAIIFPVKTHHPPRILEFIAPVYIRQTLKLKDGDTVTILADCEKYDQRS
- a CDS encoding 3,4-dihydroxy-2-butanone 4-phosphate synthase, which codes for MIKEALKSLKKGEIILVFDAANRERETDMILAAELVTPEHIKILRNDAGGLICAPVSSENAEKLGIPFMTDIMQVASEKYKVLKRLSPHDIPYDEKSAFSITINHRKTFTGITDNDRALTIKELALLCKNNKHEKFGEFFRSPGHVTLLRAAPGHVLNRKGHTEMSIALMEMAGLTGVAVCCEMMDDNNGNSLSISDAQLYANEHDLVFLDGSQVIKAYKEYKGVINPP